The Rhodopseudomonas palustris genome window below encodes:
- a CDS encoding SIS domain-containing protein, translating into MTQSRNSTAPIPDDVPEDVAATQLLSKRQMLGYYDHLRATLAAAQASDCEGRPFAQEVAASLVIAWAREVHADGRKLMFIGNGGSAAIASHMATDYSKNGGMRALCLNDGAMLTCLGNDYGYEQVFAKQIELFAQEGDLLIAISSSGRSPNILNAVAAARARGCRVITLSGFSADNPLRREGDINFYLASDQYGFVELGHLTICHAILDFACGQRVPLPAAG; encoded by the coding sequence ATGACGCAGTCGCGTAACAGCACCGCCCCCATTCCCGACGACGTCCCTGAGGATGTCGCCGCGACGCAGCTGCTGTCGAAACGGCAGATGCTCGGCTATTACGACCACCTCCGGGCTACCCTTGCTGCTGCGCAGGCCTCCGATTGTGAGGGCCGGCCGTTCGCGCAGGAAGTCGCCGCCTCGCTGGTGATTGCCTGGGCCCGCGAAGTCCATGCCGACGGCCGCAAGCTGATGTTCATCGGCAACGGAGGCAGCGCCGCGATCGCCAGCCATATGGCCACCGACTATTCCAAGAATGGCGGCATGCGCGCGCTCTGTCTCAATGACGGTGCGATGCTGACCTGTCTCGGCAACGACTACGGCTACGAGCAGGTCTTCGCAAAGCAGATCGAGCTGTTCGCGCAGGAGGGTGACCTGTTGATCGCGATCTCCTCGTCCGGTCGCTCGCCGAATATTCTCAACGCCGTCGCTGCGGCCCGTGCGCGCGGCTGCCGGGTGATCACCTTGAGCGGGTTTTCGGCCGACAATCCGCTGCGCCGCGAAGGCGACATCAATTTCTATCTGGCCTCCGATCAATATGGATTTGTCGAGCTCGGCCATCTGACGATCTGCCATGCCATCCTCGATTTCGCCTGCGGCCAGCGCGTGCCGCTGCCGGCGGCCGGCTGA
- a CDS encoding NAD-dependent epimerase/dehydratase family protein, translating into MKILVTGACGYVGTTLVPKLLARGDEVVAFDIMWFGNDLPPHPALTVVRGDVRDTSSIDLSGIDAIVHLASVANDPCGDLDPKLTWEISALATMQLADRAARAGIQRFVYASSGSVYGIKDEEQVTEDLTLEPISEYNKTKMVAERVMLSYAGDMAVQIVRPATVCGPSPRMRLDVSVNMLTMQALTNGEITVFGGNQVRPNIHIDDITDLYLMLLDRPELRGIYNAGFENISILDIAKMVDAQVPTKITVTASNDPRSYRINSDKLLATGFKPKKTVNDAIREIIVKFQRGELKNEDRHYNLRWMQRSLQA; encoded by the coding sequence ATGAAGATCCTGGTGACCGGCGCCTGCGGCTACGTCGGAACCACACTGGTGCCCAAACTGCTCGCACGCGGCGATGAGGTGGTGGCGTTCGACATCATGTGGTTCGGCAACGATCTGCCGCCGCATCCCGCGCTCACCGTAGTGCGCGGCGACGTTCGCGATACCAGCTCGATCGACCTCTCCGGGATCGACGCGATCGTGCATCTGGCTTCGGTCGCCAACGATCCGTGCGGCGATCTCGATCCGAAGCTGACCTGGGAGATCAGCGCGCTCGCCACCATGCAGCTCGCCGACCGTGCCGCCCGCGCCGGCATCCAGCGCTTCGTCTATGCGTCGTCCGGCAGCGTCTACGGCATCAAGGACGAAGAACAGGTCACCGAGGACCTGACGCTGGAGCCGATCTCCGAATACAACAAAACCAAGATGGTGGCCGAGCGGGTGATGCTGAGCTACGCCGGCGACATGGCGGTGCAGATCGTGCGCCCGGCAACGGTGTGCGGGCCATCGCCGCGGATGCGGCTCGACGTCTCGGTCAACATGCTGACCATGCAGGCGCTGACCAACGGCGAGATCACCGTGTTCGGCGGCAATCAGGTTCGCCCCAACATCCACATCGACGACATCACCGATTTGTATCTGATGCTGCTCGATCGGCCCGAGCTGCGCGGCATCTACAATGCCGGCTTCGAGAACATCTCGATCCTGGACATCGCCAAGATGGTCGACGCGCAGGTGCCGACCAAGATCACCGTCACTGCCTCGAACGATCCGCGGTCCTACCGGATCAACTCCGACAAGCTGCTGGCGACCGGCTTCAAGCCGAAGAAGACGGTGAATGATGCGATCCGCGAGATCATCGTCAAGTTCCAGCGTGGCGAATTGAAGAACGAGGATCGTCACTACAACCTGCGCTGGATGCAGCGGAGCCTGCAAGCGTGA
- a CDS encoding thiamine pyrophosphate-dependent dehydrogenase E1 component subunit alpha has product MNPETSRRLLFDMLRIRSVEETIAARYGEQKMRCPTHLSVGQEAVAAAAGAALRPTDLAVSGHRAHAHYLAKGGRLKAMIAEIYGKVTGCARGKGGSMHLVDESVGFMGSTAIVGGTVPVGVGLSYPMKLNNTGQISCVFLGDAVPETGVFFESVNFAVVKQLPVLFLCENNGYSVYSPLSVRQPPGRKLYELVAGFGLETHHGDGNDARAVYAALSEGVAAIRGGEGPRFYEFETYRWREHCGPMYDNDLGYRSVAEYEAWKLRDPVLALQRALITEAIVTDADVADMQAEIDAEIEEAFAFAESSPFPPPEDAFTDVYASAAG; this is encoded by the coding sequence ATGAACCCCGAGACTTCGCGCCGCCTGCTGTTCGACATGCTGCGGATCCGCAGCGTGGAGGAGACCATCGCGGCGCGTTACGGCGAGCAGAAGATGCGCTGCCCAACGCATCTGTCGGTGGGGCAGGAAGCGGTTGCCGCGGCGGCAGGCGCGGCGCTGAGGCCGACCGATCTCGCGGTGAGCGGCCATCGCGCCCACGCGCATTATCTCGCCAAGGGCGGCAGACTGAAAGCGATGATCGCCGAGATCTACGGCAAGGTCACCGGCTGCGCCCGCGGCAAGGGCGGCTCGATGCATCTGGTCGACGAGAGCGTCGGCTTCATGGGCTCGACTGCGATCGTCGGCGGCACGGTGCCGGTCGGCGTCGGGCTGTCCTATCCGATGAAGCTGAACAACACCGGTCAGATTTCCTGTGTGTTCCTTGGCGACGCGGTGCCGGAGACCGGCGTGTTCTTCGAGTCGGTGAACTTCGCGGTAGTGAAACAGCTCCCCGTGCTGTTCCTGTGCGAGAACAATGGCTACTCGGTGTATTCGCCGCTGTCGGTGCGGCAGCCGCCCGGCCGCAAGCTGTACGAGCTGGTCGCCGGCTTCGGCCTCGAGACGCATCACGGCGACGGCAATGATGCGCGCGCGGTGTATGCGGCGCTGAGCGAAGGCGTGGCGGCGATCCGGGGCGGCGAGGGGCCGCGGTTCTACGAGTTCGAGACCTATCGCTGGCGCGAGCATTGCGGCCCGATGTACGACAACGACCTCGGCTATCGCTCGGTGGCTGAATACGAGGCGTGGAAGCTGCGCGATCCGGTGCTGGCGCTGCAGCGCGCGCTGATCACCGAAGCCATCGTGACCGACGCCGATGTGGCCGATATGCAGGCCGAAATCGATGCCGAGATTGAGGAGGCGTTCGCCTTCGCAGAAAGTTCGCCGTTCCCGCCGCCCGAAGACGCCTTCACCGACGTCTATGCGTCGGCAGCAGGCTAG
- a CDS encoding FkbM family methyltransferase: MTDTAPRADSSAAPVPHAPGPDRILADIITALPELARHHAPGGAAYTALASAARSAVVALFARGGTDVPFGPFGPISFPYHRMGAVDSLDLFGLDELILFSFYWQNRGRYRRVADIGGNIGLHSLVMARCGFAVETYEPDPEHIALFQANMRANGVTTVHVNEAAVSAQAGEAEFLRLRGNTTGSHIAGAKLDPYGEIDRFKVRLAAFDDIAAKVDFAKIDAEGHEAVIITSLPRERWATIDVMLEIGSDANAAAIFDYARGAGVKLFTQKTGWRRAETLTDLPTSYKQGSAFLTAKDAIPELPPS, encoded by the coding sequence ATGACCGATACCGCTCCGAGGGCCGATTCCAGTGCTGCGCCGGTGCCACATGCGCCGGGCCCCGACCGGATCCTCGCTGACATCATCACTGCTCTACCCGAGCTGGCGCGGCATCACGCGCCGGGCGGGGCCGCCTATACGGCGCTGGCCTCGGCCGCGCGCAGCGCGGTGGTGGCGCTGTTCGCCCGCGGCGGCACTGACGTGCCGTTCGGGCCTTTCGGACCGATCAGCTTTCCGTATCATCGAATGGGAGCGGTGGACTCGCTCGACCTGTTCGGGCTCGACGAGCTGATCCTGTTTTCGTTCTACTGGCAGAACCGCGGTCGCTATCGGCGCGTTGCCGACATCGGCGGCAATATCGGCCTGCACAGCCTGGTGATGGCGCGCTGCGGCTTTGCGGTCGAAACCTACGAGCCGGACCCCGAACACATCGCGCTATTCCAGGCCAATATGCGTGCCAACGGCGTCACCACCGTTCATGTCAATGAGGCGGCGGTGTCGGCGCAGGCGGGGGAAGCGGAATTCCTCCGGCTGCGCGGCAACACCACCGGCAGCCACATCGCCGGCGCGAAGCTCGATCCCTATGGCGAGATCGACCGCTTCAAGGTGCGGCTCGCCGCTTTCGATGACATCGCCGCAAAGGTCGACTTCGCCAAGATCGACGCCGAAGGCCACGAGGCGGTGATCATCACCTCGCTGCCGCGCGAGCGCTGGGCGACGATCGACGTCATGCTCGAGATCGGCAGCGACGCCAACGCCGCGGCGATCTTCGACTATGCGCGCGGCGCGGGCGTGAAACTGTTCACCCAAAAGACCGGCTGGCGCCGGGCGGAGACGCTGACCGACCTGCCGACCTCCTACAAGCAGGGCAGTGCGTTCCTCACCGCCAAGGATGCGATCCCGGAGCTGCCACCGTCATGA
- a CDS encoding alpha-ketoacid dehydrogenase subunit beta yields the protein MATSFAAAIRDGLATALAADDDVICFGLGTDDPKGVFGTTLDLHKQFGPDRVFDMPTSEAAMTGFAIGAALNGMRPVLTHQRLDFALLSLDQLVNNAAKWRFMFGGKRGVPITIRMIIGRGWGQGPTHSQSLQSWFAHIPGLKVVMPTTAEDAKTLLLGAIFDDDPVIFLEHRWLHNMKGEVPAGDVREPLGKARVVRSGDAVTIVAMSYMTVEALHAVDHLAAQGIACDLIDLRSIRPLDWPTVITSVQKTGRLLALDSGHLTGGVAGEIVARIATDHFASLKSAPQRLAAPDVPEATSPALTKNYHVRAEHIADAVGRMLGRDVETASLVAQRTFPHDVPGTWFSGPF from the coding sequence ATGGCAACCAGCTTCGCCGCCGCCATCAGGGATGGGCTCGCCACAGCGCTTGCGGCCGATGACGACGTGATCTGCTTCGGTCTCGGCACGGATGATCCCAAGGGCGTGTTCGGCACTACGCTCGATCTGCATAAGCAGTTCGGACCGGATCGCGTGTTCGATATGCCGACGTCGGAAGCAGCGATGACCGGTTTTGCGATCGGCGCCGCGCTGAACGGCATGCGGCCGGTGCTGACGCATCAGCGGCTCGACTTCGCGCTGCTGTCGCTCGATCAGCTCGTCAACAATGCTGCCAAATGGCGCTTCATGTTCGGCGGCAAGCGCGGCGTGCCGATCACCATCCGGATGATCATCGGCCGCGGCTGGGGCCAGGGGCCGACGCATTCGCAGAGCCTGCAATCCTGGTTCGCGCATATTCCCGGTCTGAAGGTGGTGATGCCGACCACCGCCGAGGACGCCAAGACGCTGCTGCTCGGGGCAATCTTCGACGACGATCCGGTGATCTTCCTGGAGCATCGTTGGCTGCACAATATGAAGGGCGAGGTCCCGGCGGGCGATGTCCGCGAGCCTTTGGGCAAGGCGCGCGTGGTCCGAAGCGGCGATGCGGTGACCATCGTGGCAATGAGCTACATGACGGTGGAGGCGCTGCACGCCGTCGATCATCTCGCCGCGCAGGGCATCGCTTGTGATCTGATCGACCTTCGCAGCATTCGTCCGCTGGACTGGCCCACAGTGATCACCTCGGTGCAGAAGACCGGGCGGCTGCTTGCGCTCGACAGTGGGCATCTGACCGGGGGCGTCGCCGGCGAGATCGTGGCGCGGATCGCCACCGATCACTTCGCCAGCCTCAAGAGCGCGCCGCAGCGCCTCGCCGCACCCGACGTGCCGGAAGCGACCAGCCCGGCGCTGACCAAGAATTATCACGTCCGCGCCGAGCACATCGCCGACGCCGTCGGCCGGATGCTCGGCCGCGACGTCGAAACCGCCTCTCTGGTCGCCCAGCGCACCTTCCCGCACGACGTGCCGGGCACCTGGTTCTCAGGACCGTTTTGA
- a CDS encoding DUF1522 domain-containing protein — MSGIVLSNAVRQNLSSLQATADLLATTQSRLSSGKKVNTALDNPTNFFTAASLDSRASDINNLLDGIGNGVQILQAANTGITSLNKLVDSAKSIANQALQTTSGYATKSNVSATISGATADDLRGTQSYSNAVATGNVIFDGTAGGATAASGTDTLGGAIVSIAAGTAVTVLGAADNTALGSVLSVGTAAATAAGSNLISDLTNGSTTTATGPAAGDSITVNGKTITFTTAGAASKDSNGNYTIGLDQTLTKLANTIDDINGNTGHSSTITAGKLELHSGTNSPLTIADNAGGAVLAKLGLTAQTVDTAAATASANISATTQLFNTHGGLTTAAIADGTQLTVNGKTITFKTSDAPQGNNIPTGTGVLGRIGTDGNGNSTIYLGDQTKFSNATVGDLLTAIDLANGVKSATISSGVATISTNSGQTASDVTGGITTIRSSTGADLNVTGWTDLFKNLGLSSATGTGPLTLTKQRTTSGTTMGTLIADGSTLNVNGKTITFKNAAVPTASSTHQGISGNVETDGQGNSTVYLQKGTIDDVLKAVDLATGVRTAALGVSGATISTANGTANSSITSGSLKLSTGLASDLSITGTGNALAALGLTGPSGSSSSFTAARGASAGSLNGKTLTFTSFNGGAATNVTFGDGTNGTVKSLAQLNAALASNNLTASIDNASGKLTIAASNDYASHTLGGSDGGVIGGTLASTLTFSVPNAPVVDVNAQTTRAGLVKQFNDVLDQIKTTAQDASFNGVNLLNGDTLKLVFNETGKSTISIQGVTFNPTGLGLSNLSSGVDFIDNNATNAVLSKLSTASTALRSQASAFGSNLSIVQARQDFSKSLINVLQTGSSNLTLADTNEEAANSQALTTRQSIAVSALSLANQSQQGVLQLLR; from the coding sequence ATGTCCGGTATCGTTCTATCCAACGCCGTTCGCCAGAATCTTTCTTCGCTCCAGGCCACGGCTGACTTGCTCGCCACCACCCAAAGCCGCCTCTCGTCCGGCAAGAAGGTGAACACGGCGCTCGATAATCCGACCAACTTCTTCACCGCCGCTTCGCTCGACAGCCGCGCCAGCGACATCAACAACCTCCTCGATGGCATCGGCAATGGCGTGCAGATCCTGCAGGCCGCCAACACCGGCATCACCTCGCTGAACAAGCTGGTGGACAGCGCCAAGTCGATCGCCAACCAGGCCCTGCAGACGACCTCCGGCTACGCCACCAAGTCGAACGTGTCGGCGACCATCTCCGGCGCCACCGCTGACGACCTGCGCGGCACCCAGAGCTACTCGAACGCGGTTGCCACCGGCAACGTGATCTTCGACGGCACCGCGGGCGGTGCGACCGCTGCGTCCGGCACTGATACCCTCGGTGGCGCGATCGTCAGCATCGCAGCCGGCACCGCCGTCACCGTCCTCGGCGCCGCCGACAACACTGCTCTCGGCAGCGTTCTCAGCGTCGGTACCGCCGCCGCCACCGCGGCCGGCTCCAACCTGATCAGCGACCTCACCAACGGTTCGACCACCACGGCGACCGGTCCGGCTGCGGGCGACTCGATCACGGTGAACGGCAAGACCATCACCTTCACCACTGCCGGTGCAGCCAGCAAGGACAGCAACGGCAACTACACGATCGGTCTCGACCAGACCCTGACCAAGCTGGCCAACACGATCGACGATATCAACGGCAACACCGGCCACTCGTCGACCATCACCGCCGGCAAGCTGGAACTGCACTCGGGCACCAACAGCCCGCTGACGATCGCCGACAACGCCGGCGGCGCCGTGCTGGCCAAGCTCGGCCTGACCGCGCAGACCGTCGACACCGCGGCTGCGACCGCCTCGGCCAACATCTCGGCCACGACGCAGCTGTTCAACACCCATGGTGGTCTTACCACCGCGGCAATCGCTGACGGCACCCAGCTGACGGTCAACGGCAAGACGATCACGTTCAAGACCTCCGACGCTCCGCAGGGGAACAACATCCCGACGGGCACCGGCGTTCTCGGCCGTATCGGCACTGACGGCAACGGCAACTCGACGATCTACCTCGGCGACCAGACCAAGTTCAGCAACGCGACCGTTGGTGACCTGCTCACCGCGATCGATCTAGCGAACGGCGTCAAGTCGGCGACGATCTCCTCGGGTGTCGCGACGATCAGCACCAACTCCGGCCAGACTGCTTCGGACGTCACCGGTGGTATCACCACCATCCGCAGCTCGACTGGCGCCGACCTCAACGTCACGGGTTGGACCGATCTGTTCAAGAACCTCGGTCTGAGCAGCGCCACCGGTACGGGTCCGCTGACCCTCACCAAGCAGCGCACCACCAGCGGCACCACGATGGGCACGCTGATCGCTGACGGCTCCACGCTGAACGTGAACGGCAAGACCATCACCTTCAAGAACGCCGCTGTTCCGACTGCCTCTTCGACCCACCAGGGCATCTCCGGCAACGTCGAGACCGATGGTCAGGGCAATTCGACCGTGTACCTGCAGAAGGGCACGATCGATGACGTCCTGAAGGCTGTCGACCTCGCCACCGGTGTCCGCACCGCTGCGCTGGGTGTCTCCGGCGCGACGATCTCGACCGCCAACGGCACCGCCAACTCGTCGATCACGAGCGGCTCGCTGAAGCTGTCGACCGGCCTTGCCTCCGACCTCAGCATCACCGGCACCGGCAACGCGCTGGCCGCCCTCGGCCTCACTGGCCCGAGCGGCAGCTCCAGCTCGTTCACCGCCGCTCGTGGCGCTTCGGCCGGCAGCCTGAATGGCAAGACGCTGACCTTCACCTCCTTCAACGGCGGTGCGGCCACCAACGTCACCTTCGGCGACGGCACCAACGGCACCGTCAAGTCGCTCGCCCAGCTGAACGCTGCGCTGGCGTCCAACAACCTGACGGCGTCGATCGACAACGCCTCCGGCAAGCTGACGATCGCAGCGTCGAACGACTACGCCTCCCACACTCTGGGCGGCTCGGACGGCGGCGTGATCGGCGGCACTCTGGCTTCGACCCTGACCTTCTCGGTGCCGAACGCGCCGGTGGTCGACGTCAACGCCCAGACCACCCGCGCCGGCCTGGTCAAGCAGTTCAACGACGTGCTCGACCAGATCAAGACCACGGCTCAGGACGCTTCGTTCAACGGTGTCAATCTGCTGAACGGCGACACCCTGAAGCTGGTGTTCAACGAAACCGGCAAGTCGACGATCTCGATCCAGGGCGTCACCTTCAACCCGACCGGCCTCGGCCTGTCGAACCTGAGCTCTGGCGTCGACTTCATCGACAACAACGCCACCAACGCGGTGCTGAGCAAGTTGAGCACCGCCTCGACCGCCCTGCGGTCGCAGGCCTCCGCGTTCGGTTCGAACCTGTCGATCGTGCAGGCCCGTCAGGACTTCTCGAAGAGCCTGATCAACGTGCTGCAGACCGGTTCGTCGAACCTGACGCTGGCCGACACCAACGAGGAAGCGGCGAACAGCCAGGCGCTGACGACCCGCCAGTCGATCGCGGTGTCCGCGCTGTCGCTGGCCAACCAGTCGCAGCAAGGCGTGCTGCAGCTCCTCCGCTAA
- a CDS encoding GDP-mannose 4,6-dehydratase, with amino-acid sequence MTGIVPASAPCAMARAGFDKYLVIGSNSFTGASMVSYLLDQGADVVGISRSDEPHPAFLPYRWKKADRFRFRKLDLNHDLDAIMQLVTAERFPCIINFAAQSMVGESWANPDHWFMTNVVSTVRLHERLRTCDFLERYVHVTTPEVYGNATGTLTEDAVFDPSTPYAVSRAAGDMSLRSYFRAYGFPVLFTRAANVYGPGQRLYRIVPRTILFIKLGRKLQLHGGGTSERSFIHAADVADATRRIACNGKLGDSYHISTDRIVTIRALVEMICAMMGVRFEDQVEIVGERLGKDAAYKLDSSKLRSELGWSDQITLEQGIEQTIAWINRWFEDLKSQPFDYAHKP; translated from the coding sequence GTGACCGGAATCGTTCCCGCGTCCGCGCCGTGTGCGATGGCCCGCGCGGGCTTCGACAAATATCTGGTGATCGGTTCGAACTCGTTCACCGGCGCCTCGATGGTCAGCTATTTGCTCGATCAGGGCGCCGACGTCGTCGGCATCAGCCGCTCCGACGAGCCGCATCCTGCGTTTCTGCCGTATCGTTGGAAGAAGGCCGATCGCTTCCGCTTTCGCAAGCTCGACCTCAACCACGATCTCGATGCGATCATGCAGCTGGTGACCGCCGAGCGTTTTCCCTGCATCATCAATTTTGCAGCCCAAAGCATGGTCGGCGAGAGCTGGGCCAACCCGGACCATTGGTTCATGACCAATGTGGTGTCGACGGTCCGGCTGCACGAACGCCTGCGGACTTGCGATTTCCTCGAGCGCTACGTCCATGTCACCACGCCGGAAGTCTACGGTAACGCCACCGGCACGCTGACCGAGGACGCGGTGTTCGATCCGTCGACGCCCTATGCGGTGTCGCGTGCGGCCGGCGACATGAGCCTGCGTTCGTACTTCCGCGCCTACGGCTTTCCGGTGCTGTTCACCCGCGCGGCCAATGTCTATGGGCCGGGGCAGCGCCTGTACCGGATCGTGCCGCGCACCATCCTGTTCATCAAGCTCGGCCGCAAGCTGCAGCTGCACGGCGGCGGTACCTCGGAGCGCTCGTTCATCCATGCCGCCGATGTGGCGGACGCGACCCGCCGGATCGCTTGCAACGGCAAGCTCGGCGACAGCTATCACATCTCCACGGACCGCATCGTCACCATCCGCGCGCTGGTCGAAATGATCTGCGCGATGATGGGGGTACGGTTCGAGGATCAGGTCGAGATCGTTGGAGAGCGGCTCGGCAAGGACGCCGCCTACAAGCTCGACAGCAGCAAGCTGCGCAGCGAGCTGGGCTGGAGCGACCAGATCACGCTGGAGCAGGGCATCGAGCAGACGATCGCCTGGATCAATCGCTGGTTCGAGGACCTGAAGAGCCAGCCGTTCGACTACGCGCACAAGCCTTGA
- a CDS encoding flagellar biosynthesis protein FlgL, protein MAIDGVSGRTSYIGTGILNLRSQLENLSQQLSSGRISNTYAGDGTGRSLAIGLRAQMSNIASYSDTMTNITTRISVANLSLQRMATINSEVKGAAVSAGSTLDNTGQTPGQKTASLDFFDSVDMLNAQVGDRYLFGGRITDTAPVTAADKIMNGDGAAIAGLKQVISERHDADVGTNGMGRTIVSTGATVTTVQIGEDFAANPYATPTPIGPSPFGMKLNAVATTISGAVVTQPTETPPTTPPAAPNPKAMSIDLNGVIPNEGDTVKFTFDMPDGTQETITLTASSKTPLPDGCFAIDQGTPTAVPPVAPSPSVTAANLQTALTAAVKKMANGPLAAASAIKAGDDFFNNTPPLRVAGTAPFGAATAQVAGTKANTIFWYNGEPDSATDPARGTAVAKIDDAITVQYGARADEQALRKQLQTVAVFAAVTTSATDPYSSGKIAALNQRVAANLAVVPGQQSIQNMQAELAGAQASIKATANRQTQSKALAQTMLSSIEGINNDEVATKILALQTSLQASYQTTSQLYQLSLVKFL, encoded by the coding sequence ATGGCGATCGACGGCGTAAGCGGGCGTACTTCCTACATCGGCACCGGGATCCTCAATCTCCGCAGCCAGCTCGAAAACCTGAGCCAACAGCTCTCGAGCGGGCGGATCTCGAACACCTATGCCGGCGACGGCACCGGCCGCAGCCTTGCGATCGGCCTGCGGGCGCAGATGTCGAACATCGCCAGCTACAGCGATACGATGACCAACATCACCACCCGCATCAGCGTGGCGAACCTGTCGCTGCAGCGGATGGCGACGATCAACAGCGAGGTGAAGGGCGCAGCGGTGAGCGCCGGCTCGACGCTGGACAACACCGGCCAGACCCCCGGACAGAAGACCGCGTCGCTCGACTTCTTCGACTCGGTCGACATGCTGAACGCGCAGGTCGGCGACCGCTATCTGTTCGGCGGCCGGATCACCGACACCGCGCCGGTGACCGCCGCCGACAAGATCATGAACGGTGACGGCGCGGCGATCGCCGGGCTGAAGCAGGTGATCAGCGAACGCCACGATGCCGATGTCGGTACCAACGGCATGGGCCGGACGATCGTGTCGACCGGTGCGACCGTCACAACCGTCCAGATCGGCGAGGACTTCGCCGCCAATCCGTATGCAACCCCGACCCCGATCGGGCCGTCGCCGTTCGGCATGAAGCTGAACGCGGTTGCGACCACGATCAGCGGCGCGGTGGTGACCCAGCCGACCGAGACGCCGCCGACCACTCCGCCGGCGGCACCCAATCCCAAGGCGATGTCGATCGACCTCAACGGCGTCATTCCGAACGAGGGTGACACGGTGAAGTTCACCTTCGACATGCCCGACGGGACGCAGGAGACCATCACGCTGACCGCGTCGTCAAAGACGCCGCTCCCGGACGGCTGTTTTGCGATCGATCAGGGCACGCCGACCGCAGTGCCCCCCGTCGCGCCATCTCCCTCGGTCACTGCGGCCAACCTGCAGACGGCACTCACGGCCGCGGTGAAGAAGATGGCCAATGGGCCGCTGGCGGCCGCCTCGGCGATCAAGGCCGGCGACGACTTCTTCAACAACACCCCGCCGCTGCGGGTCGCAGGTACCGCGCCGTTCGGCGCCGCCACGGCGCAAGTCGCCGGCACCAAAGCTAATACCATTTTCTGGTATAACGGTGAGCCGGACTCGGCGACTGACCCAGCTCGCGGCACCGCGGTGGCCAAGATCGATGACGCCATCACGGTGCAATACGGAGCCCGAGCCGATGAGCAGGCGCTGCGCAAACAACTCCAAACCGTGGCGGTGTTCGCCGCAGTGACCACCTCTGCCACCGATCCCTATAGTTCCGGCAAGATCGCTGCGCTCAACCAGCGTGTGGCTGCTAATCTGGCGGTGGTTCCCGGTCAGCAGTCGATCCAGAATATGCAGGCGGAATTGGCCGGCGCCCAGGCTTCGATCAAGGCCACGGCTAACCGTCAGACGCAAAGCAAGGCACTGGCGCAGACCATGCTGAGCTCGATCGAAGGCATCAATAACGACGAGGTCGCGACCAAGATCCTGGCGCTGCAAACCTCGCTGCAGGCATCGTATCAAACCACGTCGCAACTCTATCAGCTCAGCCTCGTCAAGTTTCTCTAG
- a CDS encoding class I SAM-dependent methyltransferase, with protein sequence MGQEIDLLVNYPRTKRNVDERGQTKSEEDRAIARRFGKEFFDGDRRHGYGGFNYMSRFWQPVIPTFQQHFGLSASSSVLDVGCAKGFMLHDMAELIPGITVKGVDVSDYAIEHAIDDMKPHVSVASATKLPFADKSFDVVISINTVHNLVRDDCAIALREIERVARKGAFITVDAYRDDEEKRRMMAWNLTAQTIMHVDEWKAFFAEIGYTGDYYWFIP encoded by the coding sequence ATGGGTCAGGAAATCGATCTGCTCGTCAACTATCCGCGCACCAAGCGCAATGTCGACGAGCGCGGCCAGACCAAATCGGAAGAGGATCGCGCGATTGCTCGGCGCTTCGGCAAGGAGTTCTTCGACGGCGACCGCCGCCACGGCTACGGCGGCTTCAACTACATGTCCCGGTTCTGGCAGCCGGTGATTCCGACCTTCCAGCAGCACTTCGGCCTGTCGGCGTCATCTTCAGTGCTCGATGTCGGCTGCGCCAAGGGCTTCATGCTGCACGATATGGCTGAGCTGATCCCCGGCATCACCGTGAAGGGCGTCGACGTCTCGGATTACGCGATCGAGCACGCGATCGACGATATGAAGCCGCATGTCAGCGTCGCCAGCGCGACGAAGCTGCCGTTTGCCGACAAGTCGTTCGACGTGGTGATCTCGATCAACACCGTGCACAACCTCGTTCGTGATGACTGCGCCATCGCGCTGCGCGAGATCGAGCGGGTGGCGCGCAAGGGTGCGTTCATCACGGTGGATGCCTATCGCGACGACGAAGAGAAACGTCGGATGATGGCGTGGAACCTGACCGCGCAGACCATCATGCATGTCGACGAGTGGAAGGCATTCTTCGCCGAGATTGGCTACACCGGCGATTACTACTGGTTCATCCCATGA